The Pan paniscus chromosome 3, NHGRI_mPanPan1-v2.0_pri, whole genome shotgun sequence genome includes a window with the following:
- the STK32B gene encoding serine/threonine-protein kinase 32B: protein MQAGGGPGRLHASTSCGASAGCGPSRVAERKPARPPGRAGTGIFSDTKAPGSPQWSRDAELRSGHRCPRPSIANQIWDFLIAGAELVISGSPRPSMDTEWNTFRR, encoded by the exons ATGCAGGCTGGGGGTGGTCCAGGGCGGCTCCACGCCTCCACTTCCTGTGGGGCCAGCGCAGGCTGCGGTCCATCCAGGGTGGCAGAGAGGAAGCCAGCACGCCCACCGGGCAGGGCCGGGACAGGAATCTTCTCAGACACGAAAGCCCCAG GCAGCCCGCAGTGGAGCAGGGATGCAGAGCTGCGGTCAGGCCACCGGTGTCCTCGTCCATCAATCGCTAACCAG ATTTGGGATTTCCTGATAGCAGGAGCTGAGCTGGTCATCTCCGGATCCCCCAGACCTAGCATGGATACCGAATGGAATACTTTTAGAAGAT GA